From Nicotiana tabacum cultivar K326 chromosome 22, ASM71507v2, whole genome shotgun sequence, one genomic window encodes:
- the LOC107828032 gene encoding uncharacterized protein LOC107828032 — translation MRNLERQMGQLASAQITRPAGALPSDTEANPKASLNAVSLRNGRELEEVQSKKRKQYTKDITANKRRLTEFKTVALTEESSSRIQGKLPQKLKDPGCFTIQISISKHVVGRAFCDLGESINLMLLSMFRQLGLGDPRPTIVILKLVDCSLAHPEGMIEDVLVQVGSFMFQDDFIILDHEPDQEVPFILGRPFLATGRAIVDVCNGRMTIRLPAYYEELSMIHVVESDSTSLMPYTSLEDPLERYLIGDEEDSKDVMKGEIEQVLDMSNNYVHGFGKFEELDRPITLVPPKPSIEKAPKLELKPLPVHLHYAYLGNSETLSVIIYSSLTNTQEEKLPSVLREHKKAIG, via the exons ATGAGAAATTTGGAGCGCCAAATGGGACAGCTTGCCAGTGCTCAAATCACTAGACCAGCTGGAGCTCTTCCAAGTGACACTGAAGCTAATCCTAAGGCATCCCTTAATGCCGTGTCGTTGAGGAATGGGAGAGAATTAGAAGAAGTTCAGTCTAAAAAGAGGAAACAG TACACCAAGGACATAACGGCAAATAAAAGGAGGCTAACCGAGTTCAAAACTGTGGCACTCACTGAGGAGTCCAGTTCAAGAATTCAGGGCAAGTTACCTCAGAAATTGAAGGATCCAGGTTGTTTCACGATCCAAATCTCAATTAGTAAACATGTTGTTGGGCGAGCTTTTTGTGATCTTGGAGAGAGCATCAATTTGATGCTGCTATCTATGTTCAGACAATTGGGGTTGGGAGATCCACGCCCAACAATAGTTATCTTAAAGTTGGTTGATTGCTCCCTTGCTCATCCTGAGGGAAtgattgaagatgtgttagttcaagTGGGTTCTTTCATGTTCCAGGatgatttcattatcttggatcACGAGCCTGATCAGGAAGTCCCATTTATTTTAGGGCGTCCATTCTTAGCCACAGGCCGAGCTATTGTCGATGTCTGCAATGGAAGGATGACAATAAGA TTACCAGCCTACTATGAAGAGCTATCCATGATACATGTGGTGGAAAGTGATTCTACATCATTAATGCCTTACACAAGCCTCGAAGATCCTCTTGAACGATATTTGATTGGGGATGAAGAAGATAGTAAAGATGTAATGAAGGGAGAAATTGAGCAGGTACTTGATATGTCCAATAATTATGTCCATGGGTTTggaaaatttgaggagttggacaGACCTATCACTCTGGTCCCTCCGAAGCCATCTATTGAAAAAGCCCCAAAGCTAGAACTTAAGCCTCTACCAGTGCACCTGCATTATGCTTATTTAGGGAACTCTGAGACATTGTCCGTGATTATATACTCTAGCTTGACTAACACTCAAGAAGAAAAATTGCCCAGTGTACTCCGAGAGCATAAAAAGGCTATTGGCTAG